One genomic segment of Vespa velutina chromosome 10, iVesVel2.1, whole genome shotgun sequence includes these proteins:
- the LOC124952466 gene encoding protein KIAA0100 isoform X3 — MTGLFAFFIAFFILYCNFTWVIPRFLAWLVKRKYKIHLRVGHISLPYFILRDVNISKNGFTLQVEEISVRSSLFSSDVAKLLAVVMRDVRINKDVPIESNHHSKEASKLLDFRDKKISPIIITFVQFMAVHIENLSLLALGNGWLANGSAESLSLDGSVVHGARTLLASATVSGGAMKLLRHASDACLSQITFAGTAEATLKAQGEISVEKLYVGVTQTEGSGGPGLMQFLRDRKSLTTGSSCSNIDSKITDNLLARLAPIIPKDFMLKIGNSSVIAGREDGGIIGLEGIMKGLQAIAKFQPHSPQLNFTVNLEGLSIRGKFPVVTLQSLLIDAKMEQDILQISVQLSSLLIFYDYKDWESILQSAQNEIPKPVDRVSLTSKLPWVEVKINTELYDSSLVIKLPDAPEASCGVAHMKFSLNTVLGEIEDSNTELIIESLFCALNGAITNNLETSHCWGSPLSVGVLLATTRTNAIGIAVDALVTEWSLDLARFLEQAFKCCKKYIKPTKEKIKRSENATQLNLKVTNCNIFFIAENELCIMMRLDAASMENNVKRLVAVAEGVSAITLNKYEPIVCQHAQALTHPFLAIRKCKCAISSDIINISLDGTSIAWSPNLHLRLLLFWMESKDFRSLISKETLTNRDVGTQRKKRFIDLLATGGITVSIDISPKHFLELSSDQLRWVQGEWKLNYIRATLDMADIIMIEGFELVRVSNNEEVRLERQNNEGFFLEWNETWALNIESVKACFPYEHQFTEAIQNELFSIKKWLKDIHSTGSIKQTHLPCDLIIKIKEWIFEVSDDPFEVRLRDNYELLEDEYKESLKRQAMLDTKVQELCRAHLLLPQDKVEELYASLNKKNAEIYVQRWKQMQRTGPARTRLFAWSMLDLEILTLADPSINGTENATKAIREMDPETPWPEDGLEFNTLWVRGISLKCAEWKLQLRDFPQPLLLVESLSIWGRLAGAEAVPLPRARRTVRIEIGPPWDDIVVERGMTSLKYYHDLNWDIDKFRYAFGPCWEPVIAQCNLSFEKIIHPSRDPSPPLPFWDKMRLALHGRITLCVKQLTVLLHGSLDPYNTTEEMELTWTGLELDWTQGKIIIKGDFDVYVRTASKYDDCRLLHLPNVRLSIKLAWVCLGDPRDHHAAIPCAPDRLPEYSSNQEHDSFRAFRSQNLNVSLSLETKPTGSPTLTSAPTALLYGSTLRWFENLKFILSGATRPTRKGPLFKNIRPRKKQLSRHYRKVRLTLAFHRFHVSYWMSFAMQRGFEVTGGKVACSSEHNLALHPIDDGFIHRPRAEWSVIYMNCELNDAEIWLKSALQEEEESTSLRQPVEKCYCLSVARVSYGREAMVTGVSGDNPTHRLAVHDLKGAWTKTNRDVAFALFDSFIKTQQLKKNLSTAALKGFHRESTSTSHKNRIRAVESKNTPTQATPSTSSKPQQGEAAGMLQRLIAEAANKPVAFSDDLSVQTRGQQLRGLAACHQDDVLHKNWLIALVNSQVLLKGIETRGYVILSAAKAEILQRVHRPVWKERTLVSKTTWVGSLECMQYYATVSANIDDNIDDNIMWLTLDNIQEKDSTVIAGLPDVPALVGSGQSVGGVVSQTVGGAGGPQHQLQRIVSRCKCEFFYVGYGQALDVGSVDNIPPPPREEVSLWERKELSAADAFTLMHHDLDSHAEKKLPKDYKE; from the exons atgactgGCTTATTTGCCTTTTTTATagccttttttatattatactgtAATTTTACTTG ggTAATACCAAGATTTTTAGCATGgttagtaaaaagaaaatataaaatacatttaaggGTTGGTCATATTTCTTTACCATACTTTATTCTTCGTGATGTCAATATATCTAAGAATGGCTTTACATTG CAAGTTGAAGAAATAAGTGTTCGTAGCAGTTTATTCAGCAGCGATGTAGCTAAATTGTTAGCAGTAGTTATGCGTGATGTTAGAATTAATAAAGATGTTCCTATTGAATCTAATCATCATTCGAAAGAAGCAAgtaaattattagattttagggataaaaagatttcaccaataattataacatttgtacag TTTATGGCTGtacatattgaaaatttgagTCTTCTTGCACTTGGTAATGGATGGTTAGCTAATGGCAGTGCAGAAAGTCTCAGTTTAGATGGTAGTGTTGTACACGGAGCTCGTACTCTGTTAGCTTCTGCTACAGTTTCTGGAGGagcaatgaaattattaagacATGCATCTGATGCTTGTTTATCGCAGATCACTTTTGCAGGTACAGCAGAAGCAACTCTTAAAGCCCAAGGAGAAATTTCAGTTGAG aaattgtaTGTTGGTGTGACACAAACAGAAGGTTCTGGAGGACCAGGTCTTATGCAATTtttaagagatagaaaatcatTAACAACTGGATCTTCATGTTCTAACATAGATAGCAAAATTACTGATAATCTGCTGGCTAGATTAGCACCAATTATACCAAag GACTTTATGTTGAAGATAGGAAATTCTTCTGTCATTGCAGGACGAGAAGATGGTGGTATTATTGGCTTAGAAGGCATAATGAAAGGATTGCAAGCTATAGCAAAATTTCAGCCACACAGCCCTCAATTAAATTTCACTGTGAATTTAGAAGGGTTGTCCATTCGTGGAAAATTTCCTGTTGTTACTTTGCAATCATTACTTATAGATGCAAAA ATGGAGCaagatattttacaaatatcagTTCAATTGAGTagtcttttaatcttttatgaTTACAAAGATTGGGAATCAATATTGCAAAGTGCACAAAACGAAATACCTAAACCTGTTGATCGCGTGTCCTTAACTAGTAAACTGCCATGGGTTGAAGTTAAGATAAATACTGAATTATATGACTCATCTTTGGTTATAAAGCTTCCGGATGCACCAGAAGCTTCTTGTGGAGTAGCACacatgaaattttctttgaatacaGTCCTAG GTGAAATCGAAGATAGCAATACAGAATTGATAATTGAATCTTTATTTTGTGCTTTAAATGGAGCTATTACAAATAATCTTGAAACATCTCATTGTTGGGGTAGTCCACTTTCAGTTGGTGTATTATTAGCAACAACTCGTACTAATGCTATAGGAATTGCTGTAGATGCTCTTGTAACAGAATGGAGTTTAGATCTCGCCCGATTCCTTGAGCAAGCTTTcaa gtgttgtaaaaaatatataaaaccgacaaaagaaaaaattaaaagatcgGAAAACGCTACTCAATTAAATCTGAAAGTtacaaattgtaatattttttttattgccgAAAATGAGTTATGCATTATGATGCGTCTTGATGCTGCAAGTATGGAGAATAATGTTAAACGACTTGTAGCAGTTGCTGAAGGAGTAAGTGCTATAActcttaataaatatgaacCAATTGTTTGCCAACATGCACAAGCTTTAACTCATCCATTTTTGGCTATACGAAAATGTAAATGTGCTATTAGTtcagatattataaatataagtcTTGATGGTACAAGCATAGCATGGAGCCCTAACTTACATTTACGTCTTTTACTATTTTGGATGGAATCTAAAGACTTTAGATCTCTTATATCCAAAGAAACATTAACGAATAGAGATGTAGGTACTCAAAGAAAAAAGCGTTTCATAGATTTACTAGCTACTGGAGGCATTACTGTTTCTATTGATATATCACCAAAGCATTTCTTGGAACTTTCTTCGGATCAACTACGTTGGGTACAGGGTGAATGGAAGCTTAACTATATCCGTGCGACATTAGATATGGCTGACATAATTATGATTGAAGGATTTGAATTAGTTAGAGTGTCTAACAATGAAGAAGTACGTTTAGAAAGACAAAATAATGAAGGATTTTTCTTAGAATGGAATGAAACCTGGGCCCTCAATATTGAATCAGTTAAAGCTTGTTTTCCTTATGAACATCAGTTTACCGAAGCTATACAAAATGAACTGTTTAGTATTAAGAAATGGTTAAAGGATATTCATTCAACAGGATCAATTAAACAAACACACTTGCCAtgtgatttaattataaaa ATTAAAGAGTGGATTTTTGAAGTAAGTGATGATCCATTCGAAGTTCGATTACGAGATAATTATGAACTTTTAGAAgatgaatataaagaaagtCTGAAACGTCAAGCGATGTTGGACACTAAAGTACAAGAACTTTGTCGTGCTCACTTACTTCTACCACAAGACAAAGTAGAAGAATTATATGCTAGtctgaataagaaaaatgcaGAGATCTATGTACAGAGATGGAAACAAATGCAACGTACAGGACCAGCAAGAACAAGATTATTTGCTTGGTCTATGTTGGATTTAGAAATATTGACTTTGGCTGATCCTTCTATAAATGGTACAGAAAATGCAACTAAAGCTATAAGAGAAATGGATCCAGAAACTCCTTGGCCTGAGGATGGCCTGGAGTTCAATACACTTTGGGTCAGAGGTATCAGTTTAAAATGTGCAGAATGGAAATTACAATTGCGAGATTTTCCCCAACCGCTACTTTTAGTTGAAAGTCTTAGTATTTGGGGACGATTAGCTGGCGCTGAAGCGGTACCACTACCTAGGGCTAGACGTACAGTACGAATTGAAATTGGACCACCTTGGGATGATATTGTTGTAGAAAGAGGAATGACGTCACTAAAATACTATCATGACCTTAATTGGGACATAGATAAATTCAGATATGCATTTGGTCCATGTTGGGAACCAGTTATAGCACAATGTAATCTTAGCTTTGAAAAGATAATCCATCCATCTCGGGATCCCAGTCCCCCATTGCCATTTTGGGATAAAATGAGATTAGCCCTTCATGGAAGAATAACTTTGTGTGTGAAACAATTAACTGTCTTATTACATGGCTCTTTAGATCCTTATAATACTACAGAAGAAATGGAATTAACATGGACAGGTCTAGAACTTGATTGGACAcaaggaaaaattataattaaaggaGATTTCGATGTATACGTTCGTACAGCCAGCAAATATGATGACTGTAGATTATTACATTTACCTAATGTTAGATTAAGCATAAAATTAGCGTGGGTTTGTTTGGGTGATCCAAGAGATCATCATGCTGCAATACCTTGTGCTCCGGATAGATTACCAGAGTATTCTAGCAATCAAGAACATGATTCTTTCCGTGCATTTCGTTCacaaaatttaaatgttaGTTTATCTTTAGAAACTAAACCTACTGGATCTCCCACACTGACAAGTGCACCAACAGCCTTGCTTTATGGCAGTACTCTCAGATGGTTTGAGAATTTAAAGTTTATATTGTCAGGTGCGACAAGGCCTACAAGAAAAGGTCCACTATTTAAGAATATTAGaccaagaaaaaaacaattaagcAGGCACTATAGAAAAGTTAGATTAACATTAGCATTTCATCGTTTTCATGTAAGTTACTGGATGTCCTTTGCTATGCAAAGAGGATTTGAAGTAACTGGTGGAAAAGTAGCATGTAGTTCTGAACATAATCTAGCTCTTCATCCGATCGACGATGGCTTCATACATCGTCCAAGGGCAGAATGGTctgttatttatatgaattgtGAATTAAACGACGCAGAAATTTGGTTAAAAAGTGCattacaagaagaagaagaaagtactTCATTACGACAGCCGGTTGAGAAATGTTATTGTCTTAGTGTTGCTCGAGTTAGTTATGGAAGAGAAGCTATGGTCACAGGAGTAAGCGGTGATAATCCAACTCATCGTTTAGCTGTACACGATTTGAAAGGAGCTTGGACTAAAACAAACAGAGATGTTGCATTTGCTCTTTttgattcatttattaaaactcagcaacttaaaaaaaatttatcaacagCAGCTCTAAAAGGTTTTCATAGAGAAAGTACTTCTACATcacataaaaatagaattagagCTGTTGAATCAAAAAATACACCTACCCAAGCAACACCATCAACATCTTCTAAACCACAGCAAGGAGAAGCTGCTGGAATGTTACAGAGATTAATTGCTGAAGCTGCCAATAAACCAGTAGCATTCAGTGATGATTTATCAGTACAAACAAGAGGTCAACAATTACGCGGACTTGCAGCATGTCATCAGGATGATGTTTTACACAAAAATTGGCTCA tTGCATTAGTGAATAGTCAAGTATTATTGAAAGGAATTGAAACACGTGGATATGTAATTTTATCAGCAGCAAAAGCAGAAATATTACAAAGGGTTCATCGACCTgtatggaaagagagaacactTGTTTCAAAAACTACTTGGGTTGGTTCTTTAGAATGTATGCAGTATTATGCTACAGTTAGTGCaaatattgatgataatattgatgaCAATATTATGTGGTTAACATTGGATAATATACAG GAAAAAGATTCTACAGTGATAGCAGGCTTACCAGATGTACCAGCTCTTGTAGGATCAGGTCAAAGTGTAGGTGGTGTAGTTAGTCAGACCGTAGGTGGTGCTGGCGGACCACAACATCAATTACAACGTATTGTATCAAGATGTAAATGCGAGTTTTTTTATGTTGGCTATGGTCAAGCTTTAGATGTTGGATCTGTAGATAATATTCCACCGCCACCAAGAGAAGAAGTTAGTTTATGGGAAAGAAAGGAACTATCAGCTGCAGATGCATTTACATTGATGCATCATGATTTAGAT aGCCACGCAGAAAAGAAGCTTCCGAAAGATTACAAAGAATGA